One Algibacter sp. L3A6 genomic region harbors:
- a CDS encoding DUF2797 domain-containing protein yields the protein MTYQGVLTKMETEFSNPIQYYLVFDSDFINMNQLIGKEISIEFVKYQCLNCGLDKPIFRQGYDKQCFYNTAQTGDWIMRPELSTAHLGQEDRDLEYEKRVQLQPHIVYLANSSNVKVGVTRKTQVPTRWIDQGAHEALEIVEVPNRYLAGVTEVALKSYVADKTNWRKMLKNDNEDENLVEWRDRLKQYIPDEAAQYFIENNTETHLDFPVDKYPFKPKSLNIKKELKYTGKLVGIKGQYLIFDDETVFNIRSNEGIVVKISV from the coding sequence ATGACTTACCAAGGTGTTTTAACAAAAATGGAAACCGAATTTTCTAACCCAATTCAGTATTATTTGGTTTTTGATTCTGATTTTATAAATATGAATCAGTTAATAGGGAAAGAGATTTCTATTGAATTTGTAAAATATCAATGTTTAAATTGCGGATTAGATAAACCAATATTCCGCCAAGGCTATGATAAGCAGTGTTTTTATAATACGGCACAAACGGGAGATTGGATTATGCGACCGGAATTAAGCACAGCACATTTAGGGCAAGAAGATCGCGATTTGGAATATGAAAAACGTGTGCAATTGCAGCCACATATTGTTTATTTAGCAAACTCTAGTAATGTAAAGGTTGGGGTCACTAGAAAAACGCAAGTACCTACACGTTGGATCGACCAGGGGGCACATGAAGCATTGGAAATTGTAGAGGTGCCTAACAGGTATTTAGCGGGCGTTACAGAGGTCGCTTTAAAGTCTTATGTAGCAGATAAGACTAACTGGCGTAAAATGCTTAAAAACGATAATGAAGACGAGAATTTAGTAGAATGGCGTGATCGTTTAAAGCAATATATCCCGGATGAAGCTGCTCAGTATTTTATTGAAAACAATACTGAAACGCATTTAGACTTCCCGGTTGACAAATATCCGTTTAAACCTAAGAGTTTGAATATTAAAAAAGAATTAAAATATACAGGGAAGCTAGTTGGTATAAAAGGGCAGTATCTCATTTTTGATGATGAAACGGTATTTAATATACGATCTAACGAAGGTATAGTAGTAAAAATATCCGTATAA
- the rpsU gene encoding 30S ribosomal protein S21 → MLKIIVKDGENIERALKRYKRKHRNIKVMQNLREGQFFTKPSVKRRRQVKKAAYIQNLRDQEEI, encoded by the coding sequence ATGTTAAAGATTATTGTAAAAGATGGTGAAAATATAGAGCGTGCCTTAAAACGCTACAAAAGAAAACACCGTAACATCAAAGTGATGCAAAATTTACGTGAAGGACAGTTTTTTACTAAACCATCTGTAAAAAGACGTCGTCAAGTTAAGAAAGCAGCTTACATTCAAAATTTAAGAGACCAAGAAGAAATTTAG
- a CDS encoding RNA polymerase sigma factor RpoD/SigA → MRQLKITKQVTNRESKSLDKYLQDISKIPLITAEEEVELAQLIKNGDQKALDTLTTANLRFVVSVSKQYQNQGLTLPDLINEGNAGLVKAAKRFDETRGFKFISYAVWWIRQAILQALAEQSRIVRLPLNKIGSINKINKAYSFLEQENERPPSAQEIASKLDLSLTDVKQSMKISGRHVSMDAPFQEGETSNLYDVMNSSESPRPDSGLMQDALNIEVNRALNSLSEKEAEVIRHYYGISKKQPMSLQEIGDSFGLTRERVRQIKEKGIRRLRQTSKSKVLKTYLG, encoded by the coding sequence ATGAGGCAATTAAAAATTACGAAACAAGTTACCAACCGCGAGTCAAAATCCCTAGACAAATATCTTCAAGACATTAGTAAAATACCACTAATCACTGCTGAAGAAGAGGTCGAACTAGCCCAATTAATTAAAAATGGCGACCAAAAAGCTCTAGATACACTCACAACCGCTAATTTAAGGTTCGTAGTTTCAGTCTCAAAACAATATCAAAACCAAGGTCTAACTCTACCCGATTTAATCAACGAAGGCAATGCTGGCCTAGTGAAAGCGGCAAAACGCTTTGACGAAACCAGAGGGTTTAAATTTATTTCTTATGCTGTTTGGTGGATTCGTCAAGCAATTCTTCAAGCTTTAGCTGAACAATCTCGAATAGTTAGATTACCTTTGAACAAAATTGGCTCGATTAATAAAATTAATAAAGCCTATTCATTTTTAGAACAAGAGAATGAAAGACCACCAAGTGCGCAAGAAATTGCAAGCAAATTAGATCTTTCATTAACCGATGTTAAACAGTCTATGAAAATATCTGGGCGCCATGTTTCTATGGATGCTCCTTTTCAAGAAGGTGAAACATCAAACTTATATGATGTAATGAATTCTAGCGAATCGCCTAGACCAGATTCTGGTTTAATGCAGGACGCTTTGAATATAGAAGTTAACCGTGCTTTAAATTCCCTTTCGGAAAAAGAAGCAGAGGTTATTCGTCATTATTACGGTATTAGTAAAAAACAACCTATGAGCCTCCAAGAAATTGGTGACTCTTTTGGTTTAACACGGGAACGTGTAAGACAAATAAAAGAAAAAGGTATTCGTAGATTACGACAAACCTCAAAAAGTAAAGTATTAAAAACGTATTTAGGATAA
- a CDS encoding SusD/RagB family nutrient-binding outer membrane lipoprotein: MKKIFLIASLIGISFTSCEDFEGWNVDDKNPSEVPASYLLTSTQRDLFYRMSSPNVNYNIFKFFAQQWTETQYTDEVNYDISGRDIGGTFFLYMYRDVLIDLHAAKDLVNADEFLDASTKSAELGVLELMEIYTWTVLVDTYGDVPYSEALMGVENVTPVYDNDEDIYDDLFNRLDVALANLNASAASFGSADLIYEGSTANWKKFGNSLKLRMAVHTADYDSARSTTAASAAVAAGVFTSNDDNFAFPFESTSPNTNGIWVDLVESGRNDYLVADTFVDLVNPLNDPRASVFFADNKDSYIGAPYGVGSAYTDYTHIGDAFHEPNLEGVLLSYDEVQFLLAEAVERGLISGDAETYYNEAISASITYWGGSQADADTYLAQPSVAYTTAGSTWKEVIGNQKYIALYGRGFEAWTTWRLLDYPNTFTRPPISLEAVPRRYTYGNDDQDLNPDNYAAASAAMGGDEKSSRVFWDINGVGN, from the coding sequence ATGAAAAAAATATTTTTAATAGCCTCATTGATAGGTATTTCATTTACTTCATGTGAAGATTTTGAAGGATGGAATGTCGATGATAAAAATCCGAGCGAAGTACCTGCATCATATTTGCTGACAAGTACTCAACGAGATTTATTTTACAGAATGTCGAGTCCAAACGTTAATTACAACATTTTTAAGTTTTTTGCTCAACAATGGACAGAAACTCAATATACTGATGAAGTAAATTACGATATTAGTGGTAGAGATATTGGAGGAACTTTCTTCTTATATATGTACAGAGATGTACTAATTGATTTACATGCTGCAAAAGATTTAGTTAATGCAGATGAATTTCTAGACGCCAGTACAAAATCTGCAGAGTTAGGAGTTCTTGAACTTATGGAGATTTACACATGGACGGTATTAGTTGATACCTACGGAGATGTTCCTTACTCAGAAGCTCTTATGGGAGTTGAGAACGTTACACCTGTATATGATAATGATGAAGATATCTATGACGATTTATTTAATAGATTAGATGTTGCATTAGCTAATTTAAATGCTAGCGCAGCTTCATTTGGATCAGCTGACCTTATATACGAAGGATCAACTGCTAACTGGAAAAAATTTGGGAATTCTTTAAAATTAAGAATGGCGGTTCATACAGCAGATTATGATTCAGCGAGATCAACAACAGCTGCCTCTGCAGCCGTTGCCGCAGGTGTTTTTACTTCTAATGATGACAATTTCGCTTTTCCTTTTGAATCTACTAGTCCAAATACAAATGGTATATGGGTAGATTTAGTTGAATCTGGTCGTAATGATTATTTAGTTGCTGATACATTTGTAGATTTAGTAAACCCTTTAAACGATCCAAGAGCATCTGTATTTTTTGCTGATAACAAAGATTCGTATATTGGTGCACCATATGGTGTAGGTAGTGCCTATACTGACTATACTCATATCGGAGATGCCTTCCACGAACCAAATTTAGAAGGTGTTCTTTTAAGTTATGATGAAGTCCAGTTCTTATTGGCTGAAGCTGTTGAAAGAGGTTTAATTAGTGGAGATGCTGAAACTTACTATAACGAAGCTATTTCAGCCTCAATTACTTACTGGGGTGGATCTCAAGCCGATGCTGACACTTATTTGGCACAACCTTCAGTTGCTTATACAACTGCAGGTAGTACATGGAAAGAAGTTATTGGTAACCAAAAATACATTGCTTTATACGGAAGAGGTTTCGAAGCATGGACAACATGGAGGTTATTAGACTACCCTAATACATTCACACGTCCTCCAATTTCTCTAGAAGCAGTACCTAGACGTTATACGTACGGAAACGATGATCAAGATCTTAATCCTGATAATTATGCCGCTGCAAGTGCTGCAATGGGTGGCGATGAAAAATCATCAAGAGTATTTTGGGATATAAATGGAGTTGGAAATTAA
- a CDS encoding SusC/RagA family TonB-linked outer membrane protein: MKTKFSGMLTLLLAFVVQLTFAQEKTISGVVSDGSGLPLPGATVLVKGTSTGTSTDFDGKYAIKANSGGTLVFSFVGYTTKEITIGTSNTINITLAEDAATLDEVVVTALGIKREKKSLGYASQEVKGDAVSAVKDVNFANSLSGKVAGIDVSSSGTMGGSTNVVIRGYSSLYGSNQALFVVDGVPISNKNTNSSGQRSGQAGYDYGNAAADINPDNIESINILKGGAATALYGSQAANGVVVITTKKGRDTEGVIGVTVNSSITFNKYNKDTFASYQDEYGAGYWIGVYHDEFYTKNGENYTLADWDGSYGAAFDPNTLVHQWDSFYPGLEGYGEATPWVAGANDPSSVFETGTTIFNSVFLDGGNDKGNFKFGYSKADIEGIMPNSQIKRDNVDFSASYNLTDKLTASSSVSYNKTSGKGRYGTGYDSQNFMQTARQWWQTNVDLEDQKAAYLATGENVTWNTSYIDEDLSAIYHDNVYWMRDNNYETDVRNRVIGNVNLNYQITDYLSVFGRASLDTYSGNQEERINNGSTSSPSSYSIFNESYTQNTYDLQFHFDKDLSDDLNLKAILGTNIQRNHYSYIDASTNGGINIDGLWALSNSVNSLEAPTQYEYTSGVDGYFANVSLGYKDLLFLEGSYRVDVASTLPTNDNKYDYYGLSGSFLFSEVIESDFINLGKLRLGYAKTGNAASPLSLYNTYSLNTSVGGQASASLPSTNNNSNLKNEESIEKEIGLEMMFAKKRLGFDFSIYEKNSSDLLTPISVTSAIGYTAQWLNAGELQNRGVELSLYGSPIKTDNFEWRVDLNWGKNESKVISLPLGLKNLQLASLQGGVSINATVGETYGMIRGTDFVYDDNGSRIIDATNGRYLVSDGSDENLGSFQPDWKGGINNSFTYKNLSLSFLIDIKKGGNVFSLDTWYGMATGLYPETAGTNELGNPVRDALTTDNTSGGIILPGVVQTGTDGDGNPTSDGTANTVRTDMSNFANALGYTRAPNALHVYDAGYVKLRELSLSYSLPSEMLENAFFESVTFSAIGRNLWIIDKSTPYSDPEAGLSSGNVQGYQSGVYPTTKDYGFSVKLQF; the protein is encoded by the coding sequence ATGAAAACAAAGTTTAGTGGAATGCTAACGCTATTATTAGCGTTTGTTGTGCAACTAACGTTTGCACAAGAAAAGACAATTTCAGGAGTAGTATCGGACGGTTCTGGCCTACCTTTACCTGGAGCAACTGTCTTAGTAAAAGGTACCTCTACAGGTACATCAACAGATTTCGATGGTAAATATGCTATTAAAGCTAACTCAGGAGGAACTCTTGTTTTTAGTTTTGTTGGATACACAACAAAAGAAATCACAATTGGAACAAGTAATACTATTAACATTACTTTAGCTGAAGACGCAGCAACTCTAGATGAAGTTGTAGTCACAGCTTTAGGAATTAAAAGAGAGAAAAAATCTTTGGGTTATGCTTCTCAAGAAGTAAAAGGAGATGCAGTAAGCGCTGTCAAAGATGTAAACTTCGCTAATTCTTTATCAGGTAAAGTTGCCGGTATAGATGTATCAAGCAGTGGAACAATGGGAGGTTCAACTAACGTTGTAATCCGTGGTTACTCTTCTTTATATGGATCTAACCAAGCATTATTTGTTGTTGATGGAGTACCAATTAGTAATAAAAACACCAATTCATCTGGACAAAGATCAGGTCAAGCTGGTTATGATTATGGTAATGCTGCTGCGGATATAAATCCAGACAACATTGAATCAATCAACATACTTAAAGGTGGAGCTGCAACAGCTCTTTATGGTTCTCAAGCCGCTAATGGTGTTGTTGTAATCACTACTAAAAAAGGTAGAGACACAGAAGGAGTTATAGGTGTAACAGTAAATTCATCTATAACCTTTAACAAGTATAACAAAGATACTTTTGCGAGTTATCAAGACGAATATGGTGCAGGATACTGGATTGGTGTTTATCACGATGAATTCTACACAAAGAACGGTGAAAATTATACATTAGCTGATTGGGATGGCTCATATGGAGCTGCTTTTGACCCAAACACATTAGTACACCAATGGGATTCTTTCTACCCAGGCTTAGAAGGCTACGGAGAAGCAACTCCATGGGTCGCTGGTGCTAACGACCCATCTTCTGTTTTTGAAACAGGAACAACAATATTCAATAGTGTATTCTTAGACGGTGGTAATGATAAAGGTAATTTTAAATTTGGTTACTCAAAAGCTGATATCGAAGGTATCATGCCAAACAGTCAGATTAAAAGGGACAATGTTGATTTTTCTGCTTCTTATAATCTAACAGATAAATTAACGGCATCATCAAGTGTATCTTACAATAAAACATCTGGAAAAGGACGTTACGGTACAGGTTACGATTCTCAAAACTTTATGCAAACCGCTAGACAATGGTGGCAAACGAATGTAGATTTAGAAGATCAGAAAGCTGCTTATTTAGCAACTGGAGAAAACGTAACTTGGAATACGAGTTACATTGACGAAGACCTTAGTGCTATCTATCATGATAACGTATATTGGATGCGTGACAACAACTACGAAACTGATGTAAGAAATCGTGTTATAGGTAATGTAAACTTAAACTATCAAATTACTGATTATTTAAGTGTATTTGGTAGAGCTTCTTTAGACACCTACTCAGGTAACCAAGAAGAGCGTATAAATAATGGTAGTACAAGCTCACCATCATCTTACAGTATTTTTAATGAATCTTACACGCAAAACACTTACGATTTACAATTTCATTTTGATAAAGACCTTAGTGACGATTTAAATTTAAAAGCTATCCTTGGAACAAATATCCAAAGAAACCATTACTCTTATATTGATGCTTCAACTAATGGCGGGATTAATATTGACGGTCTTTGGGCTTTATCTAATAGTGTTAACTCTCTCGAAGCTCCAACTCAATACGAGTACACCTCTGGCGTTGATGGTTATTTCGCAAATGTATCTTTAGGATACAAAGACTTACTATTCTTAGAAGGGTCTTACAGAGTTGATGTTGCTTCTACTTTACCTACGAATGATAATAAATATGATTATTACGGATTATCTGGAAGTTTCTTATTTTCAGAAGTTATTGAATCTGATTTTATCAACTTAGGAAAATTAAGATTAGGATATGCAAAGACAGGTAATGCTGCTTCACCGCTATCCTTATACAACACATACTCTTTAAACACATCAGTAGGAGGACAAGCTTCAGCTTCTTTACCTTCAACAAACAATAACTCTAATTTAAAAAATGAGGAATCTATTGAAAAGGAGATTGGTTTAGAAATGATGTTTGCTAAAAAACGTTTAGGTTTTGATTTCTCTATTTACGAAAAAAACTCTTCTGATTTACTTACACCTATATCGGTTACATCTGCAATAGGATATACCGCACAATGGTTAAATGCTGGTGAATTACAAAACAGAGGTGTAGAATTATCTTTATATGGTTCTCCAATAAAAACAGATAATTTTGAATGGAGAGTAGACTTAAACTGGGGTAAAAACGAAAGTAAAGTAATATCTCTTCCTCTTGGCTTAAAGAATCTTCAATTAGCTAGTTTACAAGGTGGTGTATCTATTAACGCAACTGTAGGAGAAACTTATGGAATGATTAGAGGTACAGATTTTGTTTATGATGATAATGGAAGCAGAATTATCGATGCTACTAATGGTAGATACTTAGTAAGTGATGGGTCTGATGAAAACTTAGGATCTTTCCAACCAGATTGGAAAGGTGGAATTAACAATAGTTTCACTTACAAAAACCTAAGTTTAAGTTTCTTAATTGACATAAAAAAAGGAGGTAATGTTTTCTCTTTAGATACTTGGTACGGTATGGCTACTGGTTTATACCCAGAAACAGCTGGTACTAATGAATTAGGAAACCCAGTAAGGGATGCACTTACAACTGATAACACTAGTGGAGGAATTATTTTACCAGGTGTTGTTCAAACAGGTACTGATGGAGACGGAAACCCAACTTCGGATGGAACTGCTAATACTGTTAGAACGGACATGAGTAACTTTGCAAATGCATTAGGTTACACTAGAGCTCCTAATGCTTTACATGTATATGACGCTGGATATGTAAAATTAAGAGAGCTTTCTTTATCATACTCTTTACCATCTGAAATGTTAGAAAATGCATTTTTTGAATCTGTTACTTTCTCTGCAATTGGTAGAAACTTATGGATTATTGATAAAAGCACTCCATACTCAGACCCAGAAGCTGGTTTAAGTTCTGGTAATGTACAAGGTTACCAGTCTGGTGTATACCCAACAACAAAGGATTATGGATTTAGTGTTAAACTACAATTTTAA
- a CDS encoding RagB/SusD family nutrient uptake outer membrane protein produces MIHKKIILLFALSMVIFVSCSEEYLENVPTDAIAEATALSSESSMALVINGLHRMMYAQNLLEGATTSRTGESHFIPSLDAIGGNIIHSSPGNGWMTADLKWTSHTNSASTTNFNFWFQRYHFINVVSSIINTSAAEGFSETEDLNNVLGQAYAYRAWAYWRLVTTFSKGYIIGDPSTDPGVPLILESGAPYTSAPRGTVEEVYTQIEKDIASAINYLGKASAPENKSHISINAAYGIRARVALSKGDWANAATYAALAREGYPLLDETDWLSGFNTNDLSEVIWGGYVIDTETNYFSSYFYYVAFAFNGSQNRSNPKIISKELYDRIPDTDYRNQAWLPLAPNSNPAASNDLGGSYETDPNYDNQADFDAAKAAIIEEYGATSGHNTHPYMNVKFKQKNPGGIDPDDVIYMRSAEMVLIEAEAKAMIPDITGAQDALEILGSARDSAFDKTAFTTQAALMDEIKWQRRVELWGEGFSYHDQIRWDEGLDQTNSGASEVLYQDGFIVEKPSLNDEWIFKIPQSEIDANPNITEADQN; encoded by the coding sequence ATGATACATAAAAAAATCATATTACTATTTGCTTTGTCAATGGTAATTTTTGTTTCTTGTTCAGAAGAATATCTAGAAAATGTTCCAACAGACGCAATAGCAGAAGCAACCGCGCTTTCTAGTGAATCAAGCATGGCACTTGTTATTAATGGTCTACATAGAATGATGTATGCTCAAAACCTTTTAGAAGGGGCTACAACAAGTAGAACGGGCGAAAGTCACTTTATCCCTTCACTAGATGCTATAGGAGGAAACATTATTCACTCTTCTCCAGGTAACGGCTGGATGACTGCCGATTTAAAATGGACTAGCCATACTAATTCTGCTTCAACAACTAATTTTAACTTCTGGTTTCAACGTTACCACTTTATAAATGTGGTAAGTTCGATAATTAACACATCTGCAGCAGAAGGTTTCTCTGAAACTGAAGACCTAAATAATGTTTTAGGCCAAGCTTACGCTTACAGAGCATGGGCTTATTGGAGATTGGTAACAACATTCTCTAAAGGTTATATAATTGGAGATCCATCAACAGATCCCGGAGTACCATTAATCCTTGAATCAGGTGCACCTTACACTAGTGCACCTCGAGGAACAGTAGAAGAAGTATATACTCAAATAGAAAAAGACATTGCTTCAGCGATTAACTACTTAGGAAAAGCTAGCGCTCCAGAAAACAAATCTCATATATCAATCAATGCAGCTTATGGTATTAGAGCACGAGTTGCTCTATCTAAAGGCGACTGGGCTAACGCAGCTACTTATGCAGCACTTGCAAGAGAAGGATACCCTTTACTAGATGAAACCGATTGGCTTTCTGGATTCAACACTAACGACTTATCCGAAGTTATTTGGGGTGGATATGTTATCGACACAGAAACGAATTACTTCTCGTCGTATTTTTACTATGTCGCATTCGCTTTTAATGGTAGTCAAAACAGAAGTAACCCTAAGATAATTAGCAAAGAGTTGTATGACAGAATACCTGATACAGATTACAGAAACCAAGCATGGTTACCACTAGCACCAAACTCTAACCCTGCTGCTTCAAACGATCTAGGAGGAAGCTACGAAACAGACCCTAACTACGATAATCAAGCAGATTTTGACGCTGCTAAAGCTGCAATAATAGAAGAATATGGAGCTACTAGTGGACACAACACACACCCATACATGAATGTAAAGTTCAAACAGAAAAACCCTGGTGGTATTGATCCGGATGATGTTATTTACATGCGTTCGGCAGAAATGGTGCTTATTGAAGCTGAAGCTAAAGCAATGATTCCAGATATTACTGGTGCACAAGATGCTTTAGAGATTTTAGGGTCTGCTAGAGATAGTGCTTTTGATAAAACAGCATTTACAACGCAAGCTGCCCTTATGGACGAAATTAAATGGCAAAGACGCGTTGAATTATGGGGTGAAGGATTTAGCTATCATGATCAAATTAGATGGGATGAAGGTCTAGACCAAACGAATTCTGGTGCATCAGAGGTATTATACCAAGACGGGTTTATCGTTGAGAAACCTTCTTTAAACGATGAATGGATTTTTAAGATTCCTCAATCGGAAATTGATGCAAATCCAAACATTACAGAAGCTGACCAAAACTAG